CGCGCTCATCGGCCTGCTCATGCTGATCGGGATCGTGGTCACGAACGCGATCGTGCTGATGGACCTCGTGAACCGGCTCCGCGAGAGCGGCGCCTCGCTCACCGAGGCCGTCGAGCACGGCACCCGTCTGCGACTGCGACCCATCCTCATGACGGCCGCCGCCACGATCTTCGCGCTCGTGCCGATGTCCCTCGGGCTCACCGGCGGCGGGGTCTTCATCTCGAAGCCGCTCGCGATCGTCGTGATCGGCGGGCTCATCTCGTCAACGCTGCTGACGCTGATCCTGGTGCCGATCCTGTACACGCTCGTGGAGCGGCGGCGGGAGCGGAAGCTCGCGAAGCGCGGCGCCCGCCAGGAGCGACGCGCGGCACGGCGGGCGGAGCGCGACGAGGCCCGCGAGGCGCAGCGCGCGCTGAAGCGGGGCGAGGCGACGGCGGCGGCACCGGACGAGGCGTAGGCTCGCCGGGCGCGGGTCCGGCCGATGCCGCCGGACCCGCGGAAACACCCTGTCCCGGTCGTCGCCTCCGGGCTACGATCGACGCATGGATGATGTCGGGGCTTGGAGCGAGTTCAATGTCGCCATGGCCGGCGCCACGGCGGCGCTCGCGGGCCTCGTGATCGTCGCGGCCAGCGTGAACATCGAGCGGATCGTGCGCACCGCCACCCTGACCTCGCGTCTCGCCGCCGCGATCGCCGCACTGCTGCTCGCGCTCGTCGCCTCGGGCACCGGGCTGGTCCCGGGCGTCGACCCGACGATCTACGGCATCGTGATCCTCGTCTGCACGCTCGCGGCGGCCTGGTTCCAGGTGCACGCCACCCGAGTCATCTTCCTGGATCCCGAACCGGCGCAGCACGCTCGCGCGGCGAAGTCCGTCGCCGGCTTCCTGCCGATCCTCGCGTATCTTGCGGCGGGCATCGCACTCACCGCCGGGCACGAGAGCGGCCTGGTGCTGGCCGCGGCCGGGTGCCTCATCGCGATCGTTGCGGCGGTGCTGATCTCGTGGATCGTGCTCGTCGAGGTGCTGCGCTAGCCCGCCCGGGATCAGGCCGCGGCGCCGGATCCGGCCGCCGCTCGGGCGCGGCAGTTCTCGCACAGGCCGAAGATGTCGACGACGTGCTCGATATCGGTGAAGCCGTGCTCGGCGGCGACGCGCTGCGTCCAGTCCTCGACGAGGGTCGCCGACAGCTCGCGGGTGTCCCCGCAGTTGCGGCAGATGAGGTGATGATGGTGCCCCTGCGTGGCGCACGACCGGAACAGGTTCTCCCCCTCGGGCGACTGCAGGGAATCCGCTTCACCGGTCTCGGCGAGGCCGGCGAGCGCGCGGTACACCGTCGCGAGACCGATCGTGGAGCCGCCGTCGCGGAGCACCTGGTGCAGCTGCTGCGCGCTGACGAAGCCGCGCTTCTCGGCGAGCGCCGCGCGCACCGCCTCGCGCTGCCAGGTATTACGCCTG
Above is a genomic segment from Leucobacter rhizosphaerae containing:
- a CDS encoding Fur family transcriptional regulator, with amino-acid sequence MQQPRRNTWQREAVRAALAEKRGFVSAQQLHQVLRDGGSTIGLATVYRALAGLAETGEADSLQSPEGENLFRSCATQGHHHHLICRNCGDTRELSATLVEDWTQRVAAEHGFTDIEHVVDIFGLCENCRARAAAGSGAAA